One region of Culex pipiens pallens isolate TS chromosome 2, TS_CPP_V2, whole genome shotgun sequence genomic DNA includes:
- the LOC120419015 gene encoding calcitonin gene-related peptide type 1 receptor isoform X1 has product MNLFASFATNNTLWLLWYRMVLADPEVLSFNGSPCITLHLVLHYFLITNYAWMLCEGFYLHTVLVSAFVSEKKLVKWLVVLGWTVPACVIVLYGVLRGSYGTDEDVTLCWMTESSYGMVFIVPVCISMLLNLLFLCNIVRVVLLKMRAPAGPQGSGPSRTILQAFRATLLLVPLLGLQYMLTPFRPDPGHPYERVYETVSAFTASFQGLFVAVLFCFFNGEVIAQVKRKWRTVFLRTRTNSYTATQVSRKARHPSVMTVTSTYC; this is encoded by the exons ATGAACCTGTTTGCGTCGTTCGCCACAAATAATACCCTCTGGCTGCTGTGGTATCGGATGGTGCTGGCTGATCCGGAAGTGCTCAGTTTCAACGGA TCCCCCTGCATCACGTTGCACCTGGTGCTGCACTACTTCCTGATCACCAACTACGCGTGGATGCTGTGCGAGGGCTTCTACCTGCACACGGTCCTGGTGTCGGCGTTCGTGTCCGAGAAGAAGCTCGTCAAGTGGCTGGTCGTGCTCGGCTGGACCGTCCCGGCCTGCGTCATCGTGCTGTACGGGGTGCTGCGCGGGTCGTACGGCACCGACGAGGACGTTACGCT CTGCTGGATGACGGAGAGTTCCTACGGGATGGTGTTCATCGTTCCGGTTTGCATCTCGATGCTGCTCAATCTGCTGTTCCTGTGCAACATTGTGCGGGTGGTGCTGCTCAAAATGCGAGCCCCGGCCGGGCCCCAGGGCTCGGGCCCCTCCCGGACAATCCTGCAGGCGTTCCG GGCCACCCTACTGCTCGTCCCACTGCTTGGCCTCCAGTACATGCTGACTCCGTTCCGGCCGGACCCTGGCCATCCGTACGAGCGGGTTTACGAAACGGTATCCGCGTTCACGGCCTCATTTCAG GGCCTCTTCGTGGCCGTCCTGTTTTGCTTCTTCAACGGGGAGGTGATCGCACAAGTCAAGCGGAAGTGGCGCACCGTGTTCCTCCGGACGCGGACCAACTCGTACACGGCGACGCAAGTGTCC CGAAAGGCCAGGCATCCCTCTGTAATGACTGTAACTAGTACCTACTgctaa